The following coding sequences lie in one Synechococcus sp. PCC 7336 genomic window:
- a CDS encoding peroxidase family protein, with amino-acid sequence MAKRPWHQQPLLFALLKLREFRNNLRRDNLHDTSQFPDRDKLPKPAATNGKGHLKARTPDGSYNDPDSPEMGMAGTRFGRNVPLADAFPDKDKLLTPNPRVLSRKLMTREEFVPATIVNLLAAPWIQFQNHDWMSHGDNQPNNKVEIPLEEDDPWPQEHRPLAIKKTLEDESRDPNDTSNPPSFINEVTHWWDGSQIYGSDRETVEKLRSHVDGKLTIEDNGLLPLDPELGIDSTGFNDNYWIGLSLLHTLFVKEHNTICDRLKQKYSNMSDDELFDKARLINAALMAKIHTVEWTPAILPHPATVAALNANWYGLLGQKFKNFIGRIGDSEALSGIIGSSTDQFGAPYYLTEEFVSVYRLHPLIPDDYDFRSLDGDRTVLQKNFFEISGNRARAVVEQVGMDDLFYSFGTAYPGAITLHNYPKFLQQFAKDNGEVFDLAAVDILRDRERGVPRYNRFRELLGRGKVKSFDEITSNPTWASELKELYNNDIDSIDLMVGMFAEDLPDGFGFSDTAFRIFILMASRRLKSDRFFTKDYTAEVYTQLGLEWIDKTSMLDVLERHYPALAPCLEGVENAFAPWKRAA; translated from the coding sequence ATGGCTAAACGCCCCTGGCACCAACAGCCACTTTTGTTTGCTCTGCTGAAGTTACGAGAGTTTCGCAATAATTTGCGTCGAGACAACTTACACGACACCTCTCAGTTTCCCGATCGCGACAAACTCCCCAAGCCTGCGGCGACGAATGGCAAGGGGCATTTAAAGGCCCGCACGCCCGATGGCAGTTACAACGATCCAGACAGTCCAGAAATGGGCATGGCAGGAACGCGCTTCGGTCGCAACGTACCGCTGGCCGATGCGTTTCCCGATAAAGACAAGCTGCTGACCCCCAATCCGCGCGTGTTGAGCCGCAAGCTGATGACGCGAGAGGAGTTTGTGCCGGCAACCATTGTCAACTTACTGGCTGCCCCGTGGATTCAGTTTCAAAACCACGATTGGATGTCCCACGGCGACAACCAGCCCAATAATAAAGTCGAAATTCCTTTGGAGGAAGACGATCCGTGGCCGCAGGAGCATCGGCCCCTTGCAATTAAGAAAACCTTAGAAGATGAATCCCGAGATCCGAACGACACTTCGAACCCGCCCAGCTTTATCAATGAAGTGACCCACTGGTGGGATGGTTCCCAAATCTACGGCAGCGATCGCGAGACGGTTGAAAAACTGCGCTCCCACGTGGATGGCAAGCTAACGATCGAGGACAATGGCCTGCTGCCGCTCGATCCCGAGCTGGGCATCGATTCGACCGGGTTTAATGACAACTACTGGATCGGTCTGAGCCTTTTGCACACGCTGTTTGTCAAAGAGCACAATACCATTTGCGATCGCCTCAAGCAGAAATATTCCAACATGAGCGACGACGAGCTGTTCGACAAAGCTCGCCTGATTAATGCTGCCCTGATGGCCAAGATCCACACTGTCGAATGGACTCCGGCCATTTTGCCGCATCCAGCCACTGTGGCAGCTTTGAATGCCAACTGGTATGGATTGCTCGGTCAAAAATTCAAAAACTTCATCGGCCGCATTGGCGATAGCGAGGCCCTCAGCGGCATTATCGGTTCCTCCACCGACCAATTCGGTGCCCCTTATTACTTGACTGAGGAGTTTGTCTCCGTTTATCGCCTGCACCCCTTGATTCCCGATGACTATGATTTCCGTTCTTTAGATGGCGATCGTACTGTCCTCCAAAAAAACTTTTTCGAGATCTCCGGCAATCGTGCTCGAGCTGTGGTGGAACAGGTGGGCATGGACGATCTGTTTTACTCGTTTGGTACTGCCTATCCGGGAGCCATCACTCTGCACAACTATCCCAAGTTTTTGCAGCAGTTCGCGAAGGATAATGGCGAAGTGTTCGACCTGGCTGCAGTCGATATTTTGCGCGATCGCGAGCGCGGCGTACCGCGATACAACCGCTTCCGCGAGTTACTGGGTCGCGGCAAAGTGAAATCCTTTGATGAAATCACCAGCAATCCCACTTGGGCCAGCGAGCTTAAGGAGTTGTACAACAACGACATCGATAGCATCGATCTGATGGTGGGCATGTTTGCGGAAGATCTGCCGGATGGCTTTGGCTTCAGCGACACTGCCTTTCGCATCTTTATTTTGATGGCGTCGCGCCGCTTGAAGAGCGATCGCTTCTTCACCAAAGACTACACGGCGGAGGTCTACACCCAGTTGGGATTGGAGTGGATCGATAAGACCAGTATGCTGGACGTGCTCGAGCGCCACTATCCGGCCCTCGCCCCCTGTCTTGAAGGGGTGGAGAATGCCTTCGCCCCCTGGAAGCGGGCTGCGTAA
- a CDS encoding DNA methyltransferase encodes MEVNIDIPKRRPRKFQTAIDRWAGVGPYYAMFPLDFAYDVIETYTQPGDRILDPFVGRGSSIFAAAAKGRTGCGIEINPVGWLYSSVKLHPATQARVLKRLREIEFERIDIGRANLPTFFEWAYSPAVLRFLLAARESLRWRARESKVDRTLMAFILVSLHGRRSSSLSNQMRDSKAMAPDYSVRWWAERGMGPPDVDPVAFLEQRIVWRYKKGRPELVGDVLLGDSVRLLSSNYQWRAITEPFDLLFTSPPYYGVTNYHCDQWLRLWMLGQRPSPKRRGGRWQRKFESQSDYRELLASVFGGAAKRMSDDSMVIVRTDARKFTLSATIEALQIAFPYKELREEKRPVKGQTQTALYGDTSKKPGEVDLVMTPK; translated from the coding sequence ATGGAGGTCAATATTGATATTCCAAAACGCCGACCGCGTAAATTTCAGACAGCCATAGACCGCTGGGCCGGAGTCGGTCCTTACTACGCGATGTTTCCGCTGGACTTCGCATATGATGTAATCGAAACTTATACGCAGCCTGGTGACCGCATTCTCGATCCATTTGTGGGTCGAGGGTCCAGTATATTCGCCGCTGCAGCAAAGGGACGCACTGGATGCGGGATTGAAATCAACCCCGTGGGGTGGCTATATAGCTCAGTCAAGCTTCATCCAGCAACTCAAGCACGAGTCCTTAAGCGTCTGCGCGAGATCGAATTCGAGAGAATAGATATAGGGCGAGCAAACTTACCTACATTCTTCGAGTGGGCCTATTCCCCTGCCGTGTTGCGCTTCTTACTGGCTGCTCGCGAGAGTCTGCGATGGAGAGCTCGTGAGAGCAAGGTAGATCGCACGTTAATGGCGTTTATCCTTGTTTCCCTCCACGGTAGGCGTTCTTCATCACTATCGAATCAGATGCGGGATAGTAAAGCGATGGCTCCTGATTATTCTGTGCGGTGGTGGGCTGAGCGCGGAATGGGACCACCTGATGTGGATCCAGTTGCTTTTTTAGAGCAGCGGATCGTTTGGCGATACAAGAAGGGCAGACCAGAACTTGTGGGAGATGTTCTGCTTGGAGACAGTGTTCGTCTGCTCAGTTCGAATTACCAGTGGCGAGCAATTACAGAACCCTTCGATCTCTTGTTCACATCGCCACCCTATTATGGTGTCACCAATTACCATTGCGACCAATGGCTACGACTATGGATGCTTGGTCAGCGCCCCTCGCCAAAACGTCGAGGGGGTAGATGGCAGAGGAAATTCGAGTCGCAGTCAGACTACCGCGAACTTCTGGCTAGCGTGTTCGGTGGAGCAGCCAAGCGCATGAGCGATGATTCTATGGTTATAGTCCGTACTGATGCCCGTAAGTTTACGCTCTCTGCCACTATCGAAGCACTGCAGATAGCCTTTCCGTATAAAGAGCTGCGAGAAGAAAAACGCCCAGTGAAAGGCCAGACCCAGACAGCCTTATATGGCGACACATCGAAGAAACCAGGAGAAGTAGACCTCGTTATGACTCCTAAATGA
- a CDS encoding DNA double-strand break repair nuclease NurA translates to MPYKGEFAGYKPLARIANSDRVQSIVRRCKKRVSDGEQVDVKPLIADVKPSGWLPDLLLAVDGSYHQLPVENGYPGAELAYITVASVILDVKKQRELDRSRPVNPLASRRTEEPGSIDCALPGCNVVVDSEPTPKASFRRVFFESILEKRPLSDGETLLETYEALLAYKPSERPQQCPYDDCPTDATYAPSSGDTHCKCEQQRIWYSTDALRIHEGLNPNGSSGAMFAEAMQVWERVWAVNFLRWIERKPRRFRLLRNLGIVLDGPLAVFGHPAWLSRAIYQELKRINGAARQVIGKDLLLVGVEKSGAFVDHYEVLDAPVSRVNGKRRFEPQTAVLLTNEYIRNHIALGDKPFGQDTYFGRKLFYKTASGARIVASLPFLTDASRDLSRRDPSHFPRLADAMSLLDATFSARFPNAVSPLISAHAEAAIPLNLGREVLEQLAKSLMAEEET, encoded by the coding sequence ATGCCCTACAAAGGAGAATTTGCTGGATATAAGCCACTAGCTCGGATTGCGAATAGCGATCGCGTTCAGAGTATCGTTAGACGGTGTAAGAAACGGGTGTCAGATGGAGAACAGGTAGATGTAAAACCACTCATTGCCGACGTAAAGCCGAGCGGATGGTTACCCGATCTTCTCCTTGCCGTAGACGGTAGCTATCACCAACTACCTGTTGAGAATGGATATCCAGGGGCCGAACTAGCCTACATTACGGTTGCTTCAGTTATTTTAGACGTCAAGAAGCAGCGCGAACTAGACCGGAGCCGTCCAGTAAACCCTCTGGCATCGCGCAGAACGGAAGAGCCAGGTAGTATCGACTGCGCGCTTCCTGGTTGCAATGTCGTTGTAGACAGTGAGCCAACACCCAAAGCATCTTTCCGCCGCGTGTTCTTTGAGTCGATCCTTGAAAAGCGCCCGCTTTCAGACGGAGAAACGCTACTTGAAACCTACGAGGCCCTTTTGGCTTATAAACCCAGCGAGCGCCCTCAACAGTGTCCCTATGATGATTGTCCGACTGATGCCACCTATGCTCCTTCATCAGGAGATACCCACTGCAAATGCGAACAACAAAGGATTTGGTACTCCACCGATGCCCTACGCATTCATGAAGGGCTGAATCCAAATGGGTCAAGCGGAGCAATGTTTGCAGAGGCAATGCAGGTCTGGGAGAGGGTGTGGGCTGTTAATTTCCTTCGATGGATAGAGCGTAAACCCCGGCGCTTTCGGCTGCTCAGAAACCTCGGTATCGTTCTGGATGGGCCACTTGCGGTTTTTGGGCATCCTGCTTGGCTCAGTCGCGCCATCTATCAGGAATTGAAGCGGATTAATGGGGCTGCGCGGCAAGTGATTGGCAAGGATCTATTGCTTGTCGGTGTAGAGAAAAGTGGCGCATTCGTAGATCACTACGAAGTTCTGGATGCTCCTGTGAGCCGTGTGAATGGGAAAAGGCGCTTCGAGCCTCAGACGGCAGTACTCCTCACAAATGAATACATCCGAAATCATATAGCGCTCGGCGACAAGCCGTTTGGTCAGGACACGTATTTCGGACGCAAGCTCTTCTACAAAACGGCCTCAGGCGCTCGAATCGTTGCCTCGCTTCCCTTCCTGACAGATGCGTCGCGGGATTTATCACGCAGGGATCCAAGTCATTTCCCGCGCCTTGCCGATGCCATGAGTCTTCTCGACGCAACGTTCTCGGCTCGCTTTCCCAATGCGGTCTCTCCACTTATCTCCGCTCATGCCGAGGCTGCGATTCCACTTAACCTAGGCAGAGAAGTACTTGAGCAACTCGCTAAGAGTCTCATGGCGGAAGAGGAAACTTGA
- a CDS encoding ATP-binding protein, whose protein sequence is MIQQDLLDGQSDVVSPPSGIERVIDGYEAGDTEREAAEILGMLVQQKQYVGEVFSLGYETALVQIHDSHRQEVGGIPGLSFLVATRIVPGETFDYSKEDSSVLLLRVMDAAPLPNDDEATRVRVQAARQVAGPGEEHWDDSSVMDHHTAGLLSFAGVRCRVIGTFYLRPPKNEINEHRLKLCFGADLSNYYPNRGLKVYKPNDEALQQIVNYRDGGATTGVGIGEVRYASTNRAFQGVRDVRVTIVPEDLLGQKSALFGMTRTGKSNTTKIIAKAVFDLRYSTHVPRRVGQIIFDPNGEYANANAQDSGGEAPNALKNVWRAHEDGIADDVITYGILPHPNDPDRRYMLLNFHVEENLPIGKEIIDNVLPARDSKYIQNFQQVRMQPLEPGADWGDRTRYSRRVLAYRTLLEKAGLNAPPSTRPSTRGPGNRSLFNKELINALTNSGEPEFVAAASAFSANEPGWSRLAIAFAALYQFMSTKAYKDFENDYIQNSSSGEAWADGDLRAILEMIARPNGAQLIGQARSQHTPETSSDYADDIYDALADGKLIVVDQSSGDEVVNDASARRIVQRIFDCNKEAFRQGRPNEDIPNILIYAEEAHNLLPSDRETDYRDIWVRTAKEGAKYNLGLIYVTQEVSSIQKNILKNTSNWFIGHLNNTDETRELRKFYDFADFEGSILRAQDKGFLRVKTISNPFVVPVQVREFMLQLVKPETSSSQNSEGA, encoded by the coding sequence ATGATTCAACAAGACCTACTTGATGGGCAGAGTGATGTTGTATCGCCGCCCTCTGGAATCGAGCGTGTAATAGATGGATACGAGGCAGGCGACACTGAGCGTGAGGCAGCGGAAATACTTGGCATGCTCGTTCAACAGAAGCAGTACGTCGGTGAAGTCTTTTCGTTGGGATATGAAACTGCCCTCGTACAGATCCATGACTCCCATCGGCAGGAAGTCGGTGGCATTCCAGGGTTAAGTTTTCTTGTGGCCACAAGAATCGTACCAGGTGAGACTTTTGATTACAGCAAAGAGGATAGCTCGGTTCTCTTATTGCGTGTGATGGATGCTGCACCATTACCAAATGATGACGAAGCAACAAGGGTGCGTGTACAAGCTGCGCGGCAAGTTGCTGGCCCAGGGGAAGAACATTGGGATGATTCTAGCGTGATGGATCATCATACTGCAGGGCTCCTGAGCTTTGCTGGCGTTCGGTGTCGTGTAATTGGGACGTTCTACCTTCGCCCTCCCAAGAACGAAATAAATGAACATAGATTAAAACTCTGCTTCGGGGCCGATCTCTCGAACTATTACCCTAATCGGGGCCTGAAGGTGTATAAGCCAAATGATGAGGCACTCCAACAGATCGTGAACTACCGCGATGGTGGCGCAACTACTGGCGTTGGTATTGGTGAGGTTCGTTATGCTTCTACGAATCGCGCATTTCAGGGCGTTCGCGATGTACGGGTGACGATTGTACCGGAAGATTTACTGGGACAGAAGAGCGCACTGTTCGGAATGACTCGAACAGGCAAGTCGAACACGACGAAGATTATTGCGAAGGCGGTCTTTGACCTCCGCTACAGCACGCACGTACCAAGACGTGTGGGTCAAATTATCTTCGATCCTAACGGAGAATACGCAAACGCCAATGCTCAAGACTCAGGTGGCGAAGCACCAAACGCTCTTAAGAACGTGTGGCGTGCGCACGAAGACGGCATTGCAGACGATGTCATTACCTATGGTATCCTCCCGCACCCTAACGATCCTGACAGACGGTACATGCTTCTCAATTTCCATGTTGAGGAAAATCTGCCCATTGGGAAAGAGATTATCGATAACGTTCTTCCGGCAAGAGATTCAAAGTACATCCAGAATTTCCAGCAAGTTCGTATGCAGCCGCTAGAGCCTGGAGCAGACTGGGGGGATCGGACTCGTTACTCCCGACGAGTGTTGGCGTACCGAACGCTGTTGGAAAAAGCTGGGCTGAATGCGCCTCCGAGCACTCGTCCAAGCACGCGTGGTCCAGGAAACAGGTCACTTTTCAACAAGGAGCTGATTAATGCTTTGACGAATAGCGGAGAACCTGAGTTTGTTGCAGCTGCGAGTGCCTTCAGTGCTAACGAGCCAGGGTGGAGCCGCTTGGCAATCGCATTCGCAGCGCTTTACCAATTCATGAGTACCAAAGCCTATAAGGATTTTGAGAATGACTATATTCAGAACTCCTCGTCAGGTGAGGCTTGGGCTGATGGAGACCTTCGAGCCATCCTGGAGATGATCGCTCGCCCAAACGGCGCTCAACTTATTGGACAGGCTCGCTCACAGCACACACCAGAAACATCAAGCGACTACGCGGATGATATCTACGATGCGCTAGCTGACGGAAAACTTATCGTCGTCGATCAATCGAGTGGAGACGAAGTAGTAAACGATGCTTCGGCTCGACGAATTGTACAGCGCATTTTCGACTGCAATAAAGAGGCTTTTCGCCAAGGGCGGCCGAATGAGGATATACCGAATATCCTCATTTATGCAGAGGAAGCCCACAACCTTCTGCCATCTGATCGAGAGACCGATTACCGCGACATCTGGGTTCGCACAGCAAAGGAGGGCGCAAAGTACAATCTCGGCTTGATTTATGTCACGCAGGAGGTATCGAGTATTCAAAAGAATATTCTGAAGAACACCTCGAACTGGTTCATCGGCCATCTTAACAACACTGATGAAACGCGCGAGTTGCGAAAGTTCTACGACTTTGCTGACTTTGAAGGTTCGATCCTCCGTGCCCAAGACAAAGGCTTCCTTCGCGTCAAGACAATTTCGAACCCTTTCGTGGTCCCGGTACAGGTGCGAGAATTTATGCTCCAGCTTGTTAAGCCGGAAACCTCTTCCTCTCAGAACTCAGAAGGAGCTTAG
- the argS gene encoding arginine--tRNA ligase encodes MATSTPIPDLLATELKAAIARASGAGKLGTLTEPEQIALVNVAVEVPNDTQYGDYASPCALGMAKLCRMAPRKIAEAIAAEISLQDIEVSLAGPGFINFRLGPVFLQNQLQQIFDLGNDYGKTASEQPEKILLEFVSANPTGPLHVGHGRWAAIGSTLANLLHWAGHQVDCEYYINDAGSQMQNLGRSLQVRLRQQRGEDVELPDDSYRGTYLIELAQKLEASGKTLETLEDYTDYAYAELLQWQRDTLHQLGTDFQQWFSERRLHALDGEGQSEIDRTLAQLQAKDYLYRAHAARQDEIVKEGAEEAVYFKTADFGDDKDRVIEKGDGQRTYLAADIAYHRDKLARGYDRLINILGADHHGYISRLKASVAAFGCSPDHLEVLLGQFVKLFRTNPETGEREEVKMSKRSGNFVTLNDLVEDEDIGVGVDATRWFLLSNSADSQINFDLDLAVKQTNDNPVFYVQYAHTRCCSLLRMAAEAGLEIPNPANILTREGELIFTEPEERTLLMSLLTLPEGLQRAADDRATHKVIRLTEAIATDFHKFYDRCRILGSVLAETPELAEARLAVVEATRQVLFNLLEGILAISAPTSM; translated from the coding sequence ATGGCCACTTCCACTCCGATTCCAGATCTCCTTGCAACCGAGCTGAAAGCGGCGATCGCCCGAGCCAGTGGGGCTGGAAAACTGGGGACGCTGACAGAACCCGAGCAGATCGCATTAGTGAATGTGGCGGTGGAGGTGCCGAACGACACTCAATATGGCGACTATGCCAGCCCCTGTGCGTTAGGCATGGCGAAGCTGTGCCGCATGGCCCCCCGCAAAATTGCCGAAGCGATCGCCGCCGAGATTTCCCTACAAGATATTGAAGTCTCCCTGGCCGGTCCGGGGTTTATCAACTTCCGCTTGGGACCCGTTTTTCTGCAAAACCAACTCCAGCAAATCTTTGACTTGGGGAACGACTACGGCAAGACTGCGAGCGAGCAACCCGAGAAGATCTTGCTCGAATTTGTCTCCGCCAACCCCACCGGTCCCCTACACGTCGGGCACGGGCGCTGGGCCGCGATCGGCTCGACCCTGGCCAACCTCTTGCACTGGGCCGGACATCAGGTGGACTGCGAATATTACATCAACGATGCTGGCAGCCAAATGCAGAATTTGGGGCGATCGCTGCAGGTGCGGCTGCGGCAGCAGCGGGGGGAAGATGTCGAGTTGCCCGACGACAGCTATCGCGGCACCTATTTAATTGAGCTGGCTCAAAAGCTGGAAGCCTCCGGCAAAACCTTGGAAACCCTCGAAGACTATACCGACTATGCCTACGCCGAGCTGTTGCAGTGGCAGCGGGACACCTTGCACCAGCTCGGCACCGATTTCCAACAGTGGTTTAGCGAGCGTCGCTTGCACGCCTTAGATGGAGAGGGCCAAAGCGAAATCGATCGCACGTTGGCGCAACTGCAAGCGAAAGACTATCTCTACCGCGCCCACGCTGCCCGTCAGGACGAGATTGTCAAAGAGGGGGCCGAAGAGGCGGTCTATTTTAAAACAGCAGACTTTGGCGACGACAAAGATCGCGTGATTGAAAAAGGGGACGGCCAGCGCACCTACCTCGCAGCTGATATCGCCTACCATCGCGACAAATTAGCGCGGGGCTACGATCGCCTCATCAACATTCTCGGAGCCGATCACCACGGCTATATCTCCCGCCTCAAAGCAAGTGTCGCAGCCTTCGGGTGCAGCCCCGACCATTTAGAAGTCTTACTCGGCCAATTTGTGAAGCTGTTCCGCACCAATCCCGAAACTGGCGAGCGAGAAGAAGTCAAAATGTCCAAGCGCAGCGGCAACTTCGTCACGCTCAACGATTTGGTAGAGGACGAAGACATTGGCGTCGGTGTCGATGCGACTCGCTGGTTTTTGCTCAGTAACTCCGCCGATTCGCAAATCAATTTCGATCTGGACTTAGCCGTCAAACAAACCAACGACAACCCCGTCTTTTACGTGCAGTACGCCCACACCCGCTGCTGCTCTTTGCTGCGCATGGCGGCAGAAGCCGGATTAGAGATACCCAATCCCGCTAATATTCTCACTCGGGAGGGGGAGTTAATCTTTACCGAACCGGAAGAGCGCACACTGCTGATGTCACTGCTGACACTACCGGAAGGCTTGCAGCGGGCAGCGGACGATCGCGCCACCCATAAAGTGATTCGCTTGACGGAGGCGATCGCGACCGACTTTCACAAGTTCTACGATCGCTGCCGAATTTTGGGCAGTGTGCTGGCAGAAACTCCCGAACTGGCTGAGGCTCGCTTAGCGGTAGTGGAGGCGACCCGTCAGGTATTGTTCAACCTGCTCGAAGGCATCTTGGCCATTAGCGCCCCCACTTCGATGTAG
- a CDS encoding zinc ribbon domain-containing protein, producing the protein MATAYSCDLGTGQRVAIENRGSQTVVTMMSTAPGQQQQASSGLATGAWTNPPTLFQLGSSFILKIDSEIGQHFIQLQGSSLSAMHYAPSLQNARSLPLQQTAAVASQQQQGQNAAQVPPMQPMPPMQPMQPMQPMKPIQPMKMGDMEMQANPMQMRMGDMEMSMGHSALGASQTKAGRKFCSQCGSSLKSGDRFCSNCGHRLD; encoded by the coding sequence ATGGCAACGGCGTATTCGTGCGACTTAGGAACGGGGCAGCGGGTAGCGATCGAGAATCGCGGTTCCCAAACTGTTGTCACGATGATGAGTACTGCGCCCGGACAGCAGCAACAGGCTAGCAGCGGATTGGCAACTGGAGCGTGGACCAATCCTCCCACACTATTTCAGCTCGGGAGTAGCTTCATCCTGAAAATTGATTCGGAAATCGGCCAACACTTCATCCAGTTACAGGGCAGTAGTTTGAGTGCGATGCACTATGCCCCGTCCCTCCAGAACGCTCGCAGCTTGCCATTACAACAGACTGCAGCCGTAGCGAGCCAACAACAGCAAGGCCAAAACGCCGCACAAGTCCCGCCCATGCAGCCTATGCCCCCCATGCAGCCCATGCAGCCCATGCAGCCTATGAAACCTATACAGCCCATGAAAATGGGAGATATGGAAATGCAAGCCAATCCAATGCAAATGCGGATGGGAGATATGGAAATGAGTATGGGTCACTCGGCGCTAGGAGCCTCTCAAACAAAGGCAGGTCGAAAATTTTGTTCGCAGTGCGGCAGTAGTCTGAAGTCCGGCGATCGCTTTTGCTCCAATTGCGGACATCGCCTAGACTAA